The Lewinellaceae bacterium genome includes a region encoding these proteins:
- a CDS encoding TonB-dependent receptor, whose protein sequence is MQRYLIALLFLMFFSSFLYGQSGKAKVTGIITDASSGQPVELVTVYIKGTSKVSESAENGRYSIEVPANESFELVFSRIGYIEVSSIIEPIPSQRSRQVDVILALSDSGLEVVVRQSKIEDSGVVREDVSQLKLLPTTTGNLESVLPHIALGTNSGSGGELSSQYNVRGGNYDENLVYVNDFEIYRPQLIRAGQQEGLTFANVDLIKDLTFSSGAFESRYGDKLSSVLDIKYKRPDSLKASAGVSFLGGSAHVEGSKKLGGSNYRRFRYLAGARYKTTRYLLGTLDVDGEYQPNFTDIQAYLTYDLNYNWQIGLMGNYNRSVFQFTPQSRNTALGLINFALQLYSVFDGQEVDDFTTSMGGLSLTYLPKRDHNPFYLKFLTSAFQSYENERIDIIGRYSLSEIETGLGSQAFGEVIAELGTGTQHEFVRNALDVTIYNLEHKGGVELQLFPKDVETTASNFVQWGAKYQNESMNDWINEWERLDSAGYSLEYDTNDVRLLSVLKTRNNLQINKFTAYVQNTFSWRKESVAEIKASAGVRANYRDINGELTISPRAQLLYKPLGIQRDVAFRLAGGLYVQPPFYREMRGFDGTVNTGLLAQKSAHILGGMTLDFYLGKVYPKKFKLITEIYYKKLWDLVSYEVDNVRIQYSGQNDATGYVTGLDVRLNGEFVPDAESWINLSLLRARESLNGIQHMERDIGQPDTTFVKDVPRPTDRFLNLSMFFQDYLRNNKNFKVHFNFNLGTGLPFGLKDNNRYFRNTYRMSAYHRVDIGFSYALWDEFKRKKKPNHFLRFTRSSWISLEVFNLLQVQNQAGNTWIKTVFKQQYAIPNYLTSRRINLRLKMDF, encoded by the coding sequence GAACTCGTTTTTTCTAGAATTGGATATATTGAGGTGTCCAGTATCATTGAACCCATTCCGTCCCAGCGTTCCCGTCAGGTGGATGTTATTCTGGCACTTTCCGATTCGGGGCTCGAGGTGGTCGTCAGGCAAAGTAAAATTGAAGATTCAGGGGTAGTGAGGGAGGATGTCAGCCAATTGAAATTATTACCCACCACTACAGGGAACCTGGAAAGCGTTTTGCCACACATTGCCCTGGGAACCAATAGCGGTTCCGGTGGTGAACTTAGTTCTCAATACAATGTGAGAGGAGGGAACTACGATGAAAATCTCGTTTACGTCAATGATTTTGAGATTTATCGCCCTCAGCTTATCCGGGCCGGGCAGCAGGAAGGACTCACTTTCGCCAACGTCGACCTTATCAAGGATCTGACTTTTTCCTCGGGGGCTTTTGAATCGAGGTACGGGGATAAATTGTCTTCGGTACTGGATATTAAATACAAACGCCCTGATAGTCTTAAGGCTTCAGCCGGGGTCAGCTTTCTCGGTGGGTCGGCTCATGTGGAAGGCAGCAAAAAACTTGGGGGCAGTAATTACCGCAGATTCAGATATCTGGCCGGCGCCCGTTACAAAACAACGCGTTATCTTTTAGGAACCCTGGACGTTGACGGAGAATACCAGCCTAATTTTACCGATATCCAGGCTTACCTCACCTACGATCTTAATTATAACTGGCAAATCGGCCTTATGGGAAACTACAATCGCAGTGTTTTCCAGTTTACGCCACAAAGCCGGAATACGGCCCTGGGGTTGATCAATTTTGCCCTTCAGCTGTACAGTGTGTTCGACGGGCAGGAAGTGGATGATTTTACCACCAGCATGGGGGGATTGTCATTGACTTATCTTCCTAAACGCGACCATAATCCATTTTACCTCAAGTTTCTCACCTCAGCTTTCCAGAGTTATGAAAATGAGCGAATCGATATCATCGGCCGTTACAGCCTTAGTGAGATCGAAACGGGGTTGGGCAGCCAGGCTTTCGGCGAGGTCATTGCGGAATTGGGTACGGGCACCCAGCATGAGTTTGTCCGTAATGCCCTGGATGTTACTATTTACAATTTGGAACACAAAGGAGGTGTAGAATTACAATTGTTTCCTAAAGACGTGGAAACTACAGCGAGTAATTTCGTCCAATGGGGAGCAAAATATCAAAATGAAAGCATGAACGACTGGATCAATGAATGGGAAAGACTTGATTCAGCAGGTTATTCATTGGAATACGATACGAACGATGTCCGGTTATTGTCTGTACTGAAAACGAGGAACAATCTCCAGATCAATAAATTCACCGCTTACGTCCAGAATACTTTCAGCTGGAGGAAAGAAAGTGTAGCGGAAATAAAGGCCTCTGCCGGGGTGAGAGCCAATTACCGGGACATCAACGGTGAACTGACGATTTCGCCTCGCGCCCAGCTTCTGTACAAACCATTGGGCATCCAGCGGGATGTGGCTTTCCGCCTGGCAGGTGGGCTTTACGTACAGCCTCCCTTCTATAGGGAAATGCGTGGTTTTGACGGTACCGTCAACACCGGTCTGTTGGCCCAAAAGTCTGCTCATATCCTTGGGGGCATGACGCTGGATTTTTACCTGGGCAAGGTGTATCCTAAAAAATTCAAACTCATCACTGAAATTTATTACAAAAAATTGTGGGACCTCGTTTCCTATGAAGTCGATAACGTACGCATCCAATATTCCGGACAAAATGACGCCACTGGTTATGTTACGGGATTGGATGTTCGACTGAATGGGGAGTTCGTTCCTGATGCTGAGTCCTGGATCAATCTTTCATTGCTCCGGGCCAGGGAAAGTCTCAACGGCATCCAGCACATGGAAAGGGATATCGGCCAGCCGGATACCACATTTGTCAAAGATGTGCCCCGCCCTACGGACCGCTTCCTCAATTTGTCCATGTTTTTCCAGGATTATTTGCGGAACAACAAAAATTTCAAGGTGCACTTCAACTTTAACCTGGGTACCGGGCTGCCTTTTGGGCTAAAGGATAATAATCGTTATTTCAGGAATACTTACCGAATGTCGGCTTACCACCGCGTTGATATTGGATTTTCCTATGCCTTGTGGGATGAGTTCAAAAGAAAGAAAAAACCCAATCATTTCCTGCGATTCACCCGAAGCTCATGGATCAGCCTTGAAGTGTTTAACCTGCTGCAGGTGCAAAACCAGGCAGGCAATACCTGGATCAAAACGGTCTTTAAACAGCAGTATGCCATTCCAAATTATTTAACGTCCAGAAGGATTAACCTGAGGTTAAAAATGGATTTTTGA